From Populus trichocarpa isolate Nisqually-1 chromosome 19, P.trichocarpa_v4.1, whole genome shotgun sequence, a single genomic window includes:
- the LOC7455275 gene encoding adenylate kinase, chloroplastic isoform X1: protein MAATSSCNFNWGVNGKGTPEQPCSSSKSSQILFSSNLSFCYSNIRYCLSLRSHQTLLSTRFNETKNSAFVVASAKADPLKIMISGAPASGKGTQCELITKKYGLVHIAAGDLLRAEIASGSENGKRAKEYMEKGQLVPNEIVVMMVKERLLLPDSQENGWLLDGYPRSLLQATALKEFGFQPDLFILLEVNEEILVERVVGRRLDPVTGKIYHLKYSPPETEEIAARLTQRFDDTEEKVKLRLQTHHQNVEAVLLMYEDITLKVNGNVPKEDVFAQIDGALTKLHEDRKLI from the exons ATGGCTGCTACAAGCTCCTGCAATTTCAACTGGGGAGTGAATGGAAAAGGGACCCCTGAACAGCCTTGTTCTTCCTCAAAGTCCTCCCAGATCCTCTTCTCTTCTAACTTATCTTTTTGTTACAGTAACATCAGATATTGCCTCTCTCTTCGTTCCCATCAAACCCTTTTGTCCACTCGTTTCAACGAAACCAAGAATTCAGCTTTT GTTGTGGCATCAGCAAAGGCAGACCCTTTGAAGATAATGATTTCCGGAGCTCCTGCTTCTGGTAAAGGTACTCAATGTGAGCTCATCACTAAGAAA TATGGTTTGGTGCACATTGCTGCCGGAGACCTTCTGAGGGCAGAAATTGCTTCAGGAAGTGAGAATGGAAAGCGAGCAAAGGAATACATGGAGAAAGGACAGTTGGTCCCAAATGAAATAGTTGTCATG ATGGTAAAGGAGCGTCTGCTGCTGCCAGACTCTCAAGAAAATGGTTGGCTTTTAGATGGATACCCAAGGAGCTTACTACAAGCAACTGCTCTTAAAGAATTTGGCTTCCAGCCCGATCTTTTTATTCTCCTGGAA GTCAATGAAGAGATTCTTGTTGAAAGAGTGGTTGGACGTAGGTTAGACCCTGTTACTGGGAAGATATACCACCTCAAGTATTCTCCCCCTGAGACTGAAGAAATTGCTGCCAGGCTCACCCAACGTTTTGATGACACTGAAGAAAAG GTGAAGTTGCGGTTGCAAACTCATCATCAAAATGTGGAGGCGGTACTTCTAATGTATGAAGACATTACACTCAAG GTTAATGGAAATGTTCCCAAAGAAGATGTGTTTGCACAAATTGATGGTGCTCTCACAAAATTACATGAGGATAGGAAGTTGATTTAA
- the LOC7455275 gene encoding adenylate kinase 2, chloroplastic isoform X2 gives MISGAPASGKGTQCELITKKYGLVHIAAGDLLRAEIASGSENGKRAKEYMEKGQLVPNEIVVMMVKERLLLPDSQENGWLLDGYPRSLLQATALKEFGFQPDLFILLEVNEEILVERVVGRRLDPVTGKIYHLKYSPPETEEIAARLTQRFDDTEEKVKLRLQTHHQNVEAVLLMYEDITLKVNGNVPKEDVFAQIDGALTKLHEDRKLI, from the exons ATGATTTCCGGAGCTCCTGCTTCTGGTAAAGGTACTCAATGTGAGCTCATCACTAAGAAA TATGGTTTGGTGCACATTGCTGCCGGAGACCTTCTGAGGGCAGAAATTGCTTCAGGAAGTGAGAATGGAAAGCGAGCAAAGGAATACATGGAGAAAGGACAGTTGGTCCCAAATGAAATAGTTGTCATG ATGGTAAAGGAGCGTCTGCTGCTGCCAGACTCTCAAGAAAATGGTTGGCTTTTAGATGGATACCCAAGGAGCTTACTACAAGCAACTGCTCTTAAAGAATTTGGCTTCCAGCCCGATCTTTTTATTCTCCTGGAA GTCAATGAAGAGATTCTTGTTGAAAGAGTGGTTGGACGTAGGTTAGACCCTGTTACTGGGAAGATATACCACCTCAAGTATTCTCCCCCTGAGACTGAAGAAATTGCTGCCAGGCTCACCCAACGTTTTGATGACACTGAAGAAAAG GTGAAGTTGCGGTTGCAAACTCATCATCAAAATGTGGAGGCGGTACTTCTAATGTATGAAGACATTACACTCAAG GTTAATGGAAATGTTCCCAAAGAAGATGTGTTTGCACAAATTGATGGTGCTCTCACAAAATTACATGAGGATAGGAAGTTGATTTAA
- the LOC7475780 gene encoding serine/threonine-protein kinase-like protein CCR4: MACCFFNQPLLHLFFYFILFSSFIPFVFPLSTVSISETSNQTLVCALVHVPGATQSVLNCLSFPSGIQIPFNSNTSFSAIVSGDGFLCGLISLSPATSTLVCWRFSVNGTNMYYKRIYQDLALSQLEAGNSVTCGLVNDTNRLECWPRRKFKTSSVGQNFSSMAVGEDFVCGLLESGNITCLGSNNAVVRQQPKGNYSTIAAGSTHACAIKFNGELDCWGSMAGEKPPQGGFISMALGENRGCALRTNETVVCWGQGNFSLPERLRETYFSTIEAKRKVFCGVLKSNFSLYCWGNENFNPNSIVFKDVLPGPCRSSCGLDRIIEGSGRLCPEGQQICSHSKSNIHNSVPPAVAPPPPPTLENNQERCCSRCKWSGKMIAFLVVGCVGSLILLLVVGFFLFKYCKCRGCRVHDSGRLDGTGPGAPVEQGGGPSQPHAPRTEEASPVLEKRLSQLASMGNAGHLEEFSLQVILEATNNFSHDKTIGTGSFGSVYQATLEDGREVAIKRAEISNTSSYAVGTRRQEDKDSAFINELESLSRLHHKNLVRLLGFCEDSNERVLVYEYVHNGTLHDHLHKLDNSPLMSWAARIKVALDAARGVEYLHRYAVPPIIHRDIKSSNILLDSTWTAKVSDFGLSLMGPEDDMSHLSLSAAGTVGYIDPEYYRLQQLTTKSDVYSFGVVLLEILSGLKAIHKNENGVPRNVVDFVVPYIVQDEIHRVLDARVPPPTPFEIEAVIYIGYLAADCVTLEGRDRPSMAGVVNSLEKALAACLVHPTSLSRSTTGGST; the protein is encoded by the coding sequence ATGGCTTGTTGTTTCTTTAACCAACCTCTTCTTCATCTCTTCTTCtacttcattcttttttcttctttcattccATTCGTTTTCCCCCTCTCAACTGTGTCCATATCTGAAACTTCTAACCAGACTTTGGTATGTGCGTTAGTACATGTCCCTGGTGCCACACAGTCTGTTCTAAACTGTTTAAGTTTTCCTAGTGGAATTCAAATCCCTTTCAATTCTAATACTTCCTTTTCTGCCATAGTTAGTGGAGATGGATTCCTCTGTGGTTTGATATCCTTGTCTCCTGCTACTTCAACTTTGGTTTGTTGGAGATTCTCTGTTAATGGTACTAACATGTACTACAAGAGAATTTATCAAGACCTGGCTCTCAGTCAACTGGAAGCAGGAAATTCTGTGACTTGTGGTCTAGTTAATGACACTAATCGCCTCGAATGCTGGCCACGGAGAAAGTTCAAAACTAGCAGTGTGGGTCAGAATTTTTCAAGTATGGCTGTTGGTGAAGATTTCGTATGTGGGCTATTAGAATCTGGGAATATTACTTGTCTAGGAAGTAATAATGCTGTTGTTCGCCAACAGCCCAAGGGGAACTATAGTACAATTGCTGCTGGGTCTACGCATGCTTGTGCTATAAAATTTAATGGTGAGTTGGATTGTTGGGGAAGTATGGCAGGGGAGAAGCCGCCGCAAGGTGGGTTCATATCAATGGCCTTGGGGGAGAATCGTGGTTGCGCTCTGCGGACTAATGAGACAGTAGTTTGTTGGGGGCAAGGTAATTTCAGTTTGCCAGAGAGGTTAAGGGAGACTTACTTTAGTACTATTGAAGCGAAAAGAAAAGTCTTCTGTGGAGTTCTGAAATCGAATTTTTCCTTGTATTGTTGGGGTAATGAGAATTTTAACCCCAATTCAATTGTGTTTAAGGATGTATTGCCAGGCCCCTGTAGAAGTTCTTGTGGTCTAGATCGTATCATAGAAGGATCTGGCAGATTGTGTCCCGAGGGACAACAGATTTGCTCGCATTCCAAGAGCAATATCCATAATAGTGTTCCACCTGCAGTTGCGCCGCCGCCGCCTCCAACACTAGAAAATAATCAAGAGAGGTGTTGTAGTAGGTGCAAATGGAGCGGTAAAATGATAGCTTTTTTAGTGGTGGGATGTGTAGGTTCCCTCATTTTATTGCTAGTCGTTGGGTTCTTCCTCTTCAAGTACTGCAAGTGTAGAGGCTGCCGCGTCCATGATTCCGGGCGCTTGGATGGGACCGGACCAGGAGCCCCTGTTGAACAGGGTGGTGGTCCAAGCCAACCTCATGCCCCACGAACTGAAGAAGCATCGCCGGTCTTAGAGAAGCGGCTGAGCCAGTTGGCTAGCATGGGAAATGCGGGTCACTTGGAGGAGTTCTCTTTGCAAGTTATACTTGAAGCCACCAACAATTTCTCACACGATAAAACAATTGGCACGGGAAGCTTTGGTTCAGTTTATCAAGCAACATTAGAGGATGGCCGTGAAGTAGCTATCAAGCGAGCTGAAATATCTAACACTTCTTCATACGCTGTCGGAACAAGGCGCCAAGAGGACAAGGACAGTGCATTTATCAATGAGCTTGAATCTCTGTCAAGACTCCACCACAAGAATCTTGTCAGGTTATTAGGATTCTGCGAAGATAGCAATGAGCGGGTGTTAGTCTACGAGTATGTGCACAACGGCACCCTTCATGACCATCTCCACAAGCTCGATAACTCACCCTTAATGTCATGGGCTGCACGCATCAAGGTAGCACTAGATGCAGCCAGAGGCGTCGAGTACCTTCACAGATACGCAGTGCCACCAATCATCCACCGTGATATCAAGTCATCAAACATATTGCTCGACTCCACGTGGACTGCCAAGGTGTCTGATTTCGGTCTCTCTTTGATGGGCCCCGAAGATGACATGTCACACCTCTCACTCAGCGCAGCTGGCACGGTGGGTTACATTGACCCAGAGTATTATAGACTCCAGCAGTTGACCACAAAGAGTGATGTCTACAGTTTTGGAGTAGTGTTGCTGGAGATACTCTCCGGACTCAAGGCCATCCACAAAAACGAAAACGGGGTGCCGAGGAATGTCGTTGATTTTGTTGTGCCCTACATTGTCCAGGATGAAATCCACAGAGTTTTAGACGCAAGAGTACCGCCACCAACGCCGTTTGAAATAGAGGCAGTGATATACATAGGATACTTAGCAGCAGATTGTGTGACACTTGAAGGTCGAGACAGGCCATCCATGGCTGGTGTTGTAAATAGCCTAGAGAAGGCATTGGCGGCGTGCCTGGTGCACCCAACATCGCTTTCCCGGTCCACAACCGGTGGTTCCACATGA
- the LOC7455276 gene encoding receptor protein-tyrosine kinase CEPR2 gives MAKTSVLSLQFIITVICLLSLSSFPPSLSLDVETQALLDFKSQLKDPLNVLKSWKESESPCEFSGITCDPLSGKVTAISFDNQSLSGVISPSISALESLMSLWLPSNAISGKLPDGVINCSKLRVLNLTGNKMVGVIPDLSSLRNLEILDLSENYFSGRFPSWIGNLSGLLALGLGTNEYHVGEIPESIGNLKNLTWLFLANSHLRGEIPESIFELENLQTLDISRNKISGQFPKSISKLRKLTKIELFYNNLTGEIPPELANLTLLQEFDVSSNQLYGKLPEGIGSLKSLTVFQGHQNNFSGEIPAGFGEMRYLNGFSIYQNNFSGEFPTNFGRFSPLNSIDISENQFSGSFPRFLCESKQLQYLLALGNRFSGVLPDSYAECKTLWRFRVNKNQLTGKIPEGVWAMPLASIIDFSDNDFTGEVSPQIRLSTSLNQLILQNNRFSGQLPSELGKLMNLEKLYLNNNNFSGVIPSDIGSLQQLSSLHLEENSLTGSIPSELGDCARVVDLNIASNSLSGRIPSTITLMSSLNSLNLSRNKITGLIPEGLEKLKLSSIDLSENQLSGRVPSVLLTMGGDRAFIGNKELCVDENSKTIINSGIKVCLGRQDQERKFGDKLVLFSIIACVLVFVLTGMLLLSYRNFKHGQAEMKNDLEGKKEGDPKWQISSFHQLDIDADEICDLEEDNLIGCGGTGKVYRLDLKKNRGAVAVKQLWKGDGLKFLEAEMEILGKIRHRNILKLYASLLKGESSFLVFEYMPNGNLFQALHTRIKDGQPELDWNQRYKIALGAAKGIAYLHHDCSPPILHRDIKSSNILLDEDNEPKIADFGVAKLAEMSLKGCDNSSFTGTHGYIAPEMAYSLKVTEKSDVYSFGVVLLELVTGKRPIEEAYGEGKDIAYWVLSHLNDRENLLKVLDEEVASGSAQEEMIKVLKIGVLCTTKLPNLRPTMREVVKMLVDADSCAYRSPDYSSDKNEKVFL, from the exons ATGGCCAAAACCTCAGTTCTTTCCCTCCAATTCATTATAACTGTCATTTGCCTTCTTTCCCTCTCAAGTTTCCCACCTTCTTTGTCTTTGGATGTTGAGACTCAAGCCTTGCTTGATTTCAAAAGCCAGCTGAAAGACCCTTTGAATGTTTTAAAGTCATGGAAAGAATCAGAATCTCCATGTGAATTCTCAGGGATTACTTGTGATCCTCTATCTGGGAAAGTGACTGCAATCTCATTTGATAATCAGTCTCTCTCGGGCGTGATTTCACCATCCATTTCTGCCCTTGAAAGCCTGATGTCCCTATGGTTGCCCTCAAATGCTATTTCCGGGAAGCTTCCAGATGGAGTCATTAACTGTAGCAAGCTCAGAGTACTGAATCTCACTGGGAATAAAATGGTGGGAGTCATACCAGATCTCTCTTCGTTGAGAAACTTGGAGATTCTTGATTTGTCAGAGAACTACTTTTCTGGTAGATTCCCATCCTGGATTGGCAATTTAAGTGGACTACTTGCGCTTGGTTTAGGGACAAATGAATATCATGTTGGTGAAATCCCTGAGAGTATTGGAAACCTGAAGAACTTGACTTGGCTCTTTCTGGCAAATTCCCATTTGAGAGGAGAGATTCCAGAATCCATATTCGAACTGGAGAATTTGCAGACATTGGATATCTCTCGGAACAAGATCTCTGGGCAGTTCCCAAAATCAATATCCAAGTTGCGAAAGCTTACTAAAATTGAGctcttttataataatttgaCTGGGGAAATCCCACCAGAGCTTGCCAATCTCACACTTCTCCAGGAATTTGATGTTTCTTCTAATCAGTTATATGGGAAGCTGCCTGAGGGAATTGGTAGCTTGAAGAGTTTGACGGTTTTTCAGGGTCATCAAAACAACTTTTCAGGAGAAATCCCTGCTGGTTTTGGAGAGATGCGCTATCTTAATGGCTTCTCAATCTACCAAAACAATTTTTCAGGAGAGTTCCCAACCAATTTCGGCCGGTTCTCACCATTAAACAGTATTGATATAtctgaaaatcaattttcaggTAGTTTTCCCAGGTTCTTGTGCGAAAGCAAGCAGTTACAGTACTTGCTTGCCCTGGGAAACCGTTTTTCTGGAGTGTTACCGGATTCGTATGCTGAGTGCAAAACTTTGTGGAGGTTCAGGGTCAATAAGAATCAGTTGACAGGGAAGATTCCGGAGGGGGTTTGGGCAATGCCACTTGCCAGTATAATTGATTTCAGCGATAACGACTTCACTGGTGAAGTATCTCCTCAAATTAGGTTGTCTACCAGCTTGAATCAGTTGATTTTGCAAAACAATAGGTTTTCGGGTCAGCTCCCATCTGAACTTGGCAAGCTAATGAATCTAGAGAAGTTGTActtgaataataataacttCTCTGGTGTAATACCTTCTGATATTGGTTCTTTGCAGCAGTTATCATCATTGCATTTGGAAGAGAATTCATTGACAGGATCCATACCATCAGAACTGGGGGATTGTGCCAGAGTTGTCGACTTGAATATTGCTTCAAATTCTTTAAGTGGTCGTATCCCAAGTACTATTACATTGATGAGCTCTTTAAACTCTCTGAATCTTTCACGAAACAAGATAACTGGTTTGATCCCGGAAGGTTTAGAAAAGTTGAAGCTAAGTTCCATTGATTTGTCTGAAAACCAGTTGTCAGGAAGAGTTCCCTCAGTTCTTTTGACAATGGGTGGAGACAGAGCATTTATTGGTAACAAGGAACTTTGTGTTGATGAAAATTCCAAAACCATTATAAATTCAGGGATAAAGGTTTGCTTGGGAAGACAAGATCAAGAAAGGAAGTTTGGAGATAAGCTGGTCTTGTTCTCAATAATAGCATGTGTGCTGGTTTTTGTTTTAACTGGTATGCTACTTTTGAGCTACCGGAACTTCAAGCATGGTCAAGCTGAGATGAAAAACGACTTGGAAGGGAAGAAGGAAGGAGACCCGAAATGGCAAATTTCATCTTTCCACCAATTGGATATTGATGCAGATGAAATATGTGATCTGGAAGAAGACAATTTGATTGGCTGTGGTGGCACAGGAAAAGTGTATCGCTTGGATTTGAAGAAAAACCGTGGTGCAGTAGCTGTAAAGCAACTGTGGAAGGGAGATGGTCTGAAGTTCCTAGAAGCCGAAATGGAGATTTTGGGGAAGATCAGGCATAGGAATATCCTGAAGCTTTATGCTAGTTTACTCAAAGGAGAATCAAGTTTTCTGGTTTTCGAGTACATGCCTAATGGTAACTTGTTTCAAGCACTTCACACACGGATCAAAGATGGGCAGCCTGAATTGGATTGGAATCAGAGATATAAGATTGCTTTGGGAGCTGCTAAAGGAATTGCATATCTGCACCATGATTGCTCCCCACCTATTCTTCATAGAGATATAAAGTCAAGCAACATTTTACTTGATGAAGATAATGAGCCAAAAATTGCTGATTTTGGGGTTGCAAAGCTTGCAGAAATGTCCCTTAAGGGGTGTGATAATAGCTCATTTACTGGCACTCATGGTTATATTGCTCCAG AGATGGCATACAGTCTTAAAGTCACTGAAAAGAGTGATGTATATAGTTTTGGTGTTGTGCTATTAGAGTTAGTCACTGGTAAAAGGCCCATCGAGGAGGCATATGGAGAAGGAAAAGATATTGCCTACTGGGTTTTATCTCATCTCAACGACCGTGAAAACCTCCTCAAGGTTCTCGACGAAGAAGTGGCATCCGGATCTGCCCAAGAAGAAATGATCAAAGTCTTGAAGATTGGTGTCCTTTGCACGACCAAGCTTCCGAATCTGCGCCCTACCATGAGAGAGGTAGTGAAGATGCTCGTCGATGCTGATTCTTGTGCTTACAGGTCTCCTGATTACAGTTCTGACAAAAACGAAAAAGTTTTTCTCTAG